The Magnetospirillum sp. 15-1 genomic interval ACTGGGAGTTGATGCCGGTCATCATCGCGGGCGACTGGACCTTCGTCACCAAGAATTCCATCGATTTCCGCGGCTCCGCCGATGCGCCGGGACAAGCCGGCGAATATGCCGGTCTCGATCTCCATGCCGGCCTCATCTGCCTCAACGGCCCGGTCGGCATGGACCTCGACCTCCAGATGGAGATGTTCGAGGTGGCGCTCGACGAGATCGATACCCAGCCCGATCTGGTCAATCAGGTGCTGGAGGTTAGCCTGGAGAACGATGCCGACGCGGAGATGCGGGTGGCGCGGTATGCGCTGCCGGATGAGGGGTGATGGGGAACCTCGGCTTCCGGTTTCCTTGATGTCGGCGAATGCCTCATTTGGACCGGAGGCGAACGTCGCTGTTGACCGATCAAGGATGGATCTGCGAAGGCTCTTTGTTGGCGTTGCTTGCTGGCACTGGCTCGGTCGGTGTCGTCTGCTTTGGCGCCGAGATCTGCGGCTGAATATTACCGGCCTGATTATTGGCGACCGGCGGAGGCTTGGTATCTTCCGACCTTGGGATACACAGGATGACAACCAGGAGAACGACGACCGAGGCTAAGCCAATCCCTGCAGTCCACCAGAACGCATATTCTGCCCTCCCAATCGGCTTCGTGACCATGCGTTTATAGTCTTCAGGGATCAGGAATCGGTACAGCCGCGGCTGCCAGTCGATACGAAGGCTGCGCTGGAGCAAGATGAACTGCGTGCCAGATAAGGCGACGATAAAAACATACGCCAGCGCGACAGCCATCACGGCGATCATCACTGCGGGATAGACGTTCGTCGCAACCCGGGTCGCGATAAGACCGATGCCGATAGCAAGCGCGCTCGCGACCGCAGCTATGGTTTGGCGAGTTGCATCGGTCACTTTTGCCGTCTCTTCTGTGACCGCTTTGCGGAGATCGCCGAGCGCCTTAAGCGTGTCCCGGCTCAAGTCGGACAGTGACATTTGATAGGCGATCTTCGCCCCGTCTAGTGCGGCTGCGATATGGATACGTGCGCATTCCTCGGCTTGAAGATGCGTGCCTCCGGTTTGGGCGAGTTCTGTCGCCAGGAGAACATGGCGCATCTCGGCTTCGCGCTCATTCTCGAATATCCAGCGTTGGGCGCGCTGAAGACTAAGGAATCCATCGCGGCCGAGGGCTGCGAGCGCATCAGTAGGATGAACCGGCCCCATAAGGACCAAACGCGGCGGCCCCTTGAATTTAAGTGCGTAGGATTCCATCTCGACCTCGTCCGGGAGTGACCGGAGCAAGGCAACGGTTGCAATGCCCGCCCATAACCGGAAAGTGGGATCGTCGAAGATGGGCAACTCGTCTGCTTGGAGTAGCCAGGGACGAATGTCGTTGGGAACGACACGAAGTTCGCCATATTCACGGACAAGCGACCGGGGGCTCTTTGTCGGCGGCAGAGGCTCAAACTGAGTCACGTCGCCCCATGGTGTGAAAATGACGCGCTGAGTCGCGAAGGGTTGTGGCAGCCGCGCGAGGAGACACCGCGGCTCGTCTCGGGGTTCCGTGAGCCACTGAGTGAATCCGGACCGCGTTAGCAGGGCTATCGTGTCAAGGCCATAGTCAGGCTTGTGGATTGTAATCCGGAATGGTGCGAAGTGCTCGCTGATCGTGTTCACGTCCCACGGCGTATTCTCGCGATCGACGATCAGCGCATTCCAATTAAGATCGGCACATTCGGCCAGCACTGCGCGCGCGTCACCGACCGCGAGTTCCGACACCCCGACCGTCGGCTTCGCCTCATTGAGCACAGCTCGATTGCCGACCGCGAGATCGTCAAGCAGTGTTGCGAGTGTTGTCAGCGACAACGCGATCCTCCGTTACGCGTTCAGTCTGGATGGTGATCGTTTCGCCACCGCCGGGACGAGACTCTCTTCGGACAGTTGCTCCGATTGCGTCATCGGGATAGATCAGCGTGATGCCTTCCGTAGTCTTGAGGCGACGCAACGGCGGGCGACGCAGAACCTGGCGGTCTGGAGGAAAGACGAGCCCCTCAAGCTTGGCAGAACGGACTTTCCGGCGAGTCCGCGCCAGCAGGTCAGCGCGCGTATTCTCGTCCTCGGGATTGCCCGCCGCAGCAAGGATGGCATCGGCGATCGCCTCCTCGGTGATCTCCTGTCGATCACGCAGCACATCCTTCGCACGGCGAAACGCGCGCGGGACATCGCGATCCGGCAACGCGTCCTGGCAGGCCTGCAACGTCTCGCGGACAACGTTGACCATCTGCTGGTTAAGTTCTTGGTCGCTCCGGGTCCGCTTCACATGAAGGAAGGCAGCGAAATAGTCACCGATATCGGGCGCGTGCTTCATTCGATCCCGCGCAGACAATGTTTGTTCGGCGACGTTATCAACAACCCGGATCAGAGCTGATTTTTGGATGGCTTTTTTGTCGGCGATGAATGCGTGAACGATGCGGCGCAGCAGCCCACCCTGATCAACATCCGCCTGTTCGATGGCCTCCCTATAGTCATATTTGATCAGGCCGTAGATTCGAACACCTTGGGTTGCCGTCGCAAGTTCGAAGATGAAGAAAGCACCGTCGCGAACATGGCCAAGATGGAGCCTAGCGAATTCGCGCGACAATGCCTGAGTTCCGGCTTCAAACGTGTCAGCACCGGAGGCAATCCGTTCAAGTTGCGTCTTCGTTTGCGAACTGGGATCAAAGCTGAAGACAGCAGCAACGTCTGTGTCGCGAATCCGATCAATAAAGAATTCTTCATGCTCAACGCGACGCGCGGGTTCAGCCACAAATTCGCCTTCGCCCACGACATGCAGGATCATATTAGTGATCCTCAGAGAGCTTATCTCCTCGTCAGTAAAGAAGCCCACGCATTCTCTCCCCATCCAGCCGAAGCGCAAGAGAGGCGGCGAGAGCCTCTCGCACACATCAATGTTTCAAGGACGGCGTGACCCCGCGTCCTCGGACAGTTCCCAAGCGAACGATCTGCGGGCAAAGAGCCCAGCCCCCGTGCGACTCTTCCGAGAATCATCTTGTTTTCTCGCTCTTCCGTCAATATTTAACGAAGAACTGGGGGCCAGAGCGCATATCGTAAGCCCCGTTGCAGCTATGACGCGCTGCTGGAGCCAATATCCGCTTCAGCGATATCCTGACGCGAGGCCGGAATAAGGCAAACGCTTTGAATGGCAGAGAATGGTCACGAGCCACCCTTCAGCCATTTCCCCATCATGACACGCTTGGCCCGCTCCGCTGTCGTCCGATGGTCCAGGAAATCCCGTCGCCGCGCATGATGCCGGACACCTGTTTGCCGAGATGGTGTTCCAGCACCGGCCGCCACGGCACCAGGGTGAAGTCCCGGCTGGTCTCGATGATCGCGAATTTGCCGCTGGCGAGATCGACGGCGCGGCGATAGATGCCCTCGACCCGATCGCCCTGCCCGGTTTCCGCATAGCCCAGCCCCAATTCCCCGGACAGCTGACCGGCGACACGGGCCAGTTCGCGCCATCGTAAAATGTCGAGCAGACCGGCGCGATAGACGACGCGGCCCTGCTCCTCCCGGGCCAGTCCTTCGGCGATCAGCCATTGCCGCCGCCGGGCCTGGGCGTCGCGCACCTCCTGGCCGAAGCCGGACTCGCGCAAGGGTTCCGGAGTGGCCGACACCAGTTCGCGGTCGAGCCAAGTGGCCCCAATGGCAGCGATCTGGCGCTCCAGCGGCAATGAGGACAGGGTTCGCACCACCACCGGGGCGGCCCTGGCCTGCTGCCGCTCGAATTCCGCCGCCCGCTCGAGATGATCGGCGGCGATGATCCAGGTCCCGTCGGGCTGGCGTTCGACGGCGCCAGCCAGCCGCCGCATCGCTTCCAGGCGACGGACATGAGTCTCGGCGAAGCTCTCGCTGGCCGAGGGATCATGGCGCAGATGGATGTCGATGCTGTAGCGCCCGTCATGGGCGGCGGCGATCTCGGTGATGGTGCGGTCGACGGCACGCGGTTCGGCTCGCTTGGGCTCGATGCGGATGATGCCGCCTTCGGGGATCGGTGGGGTGGCCTCGCCCTGGCCTATATCGACGTAATGGGTGCGGCCATCCACCCCATCGACGATCAGGTAATGGCAGTCGTTGATCTCGTCGGCAAGACCCCGGGCGACGACGCGGCCGAGGATGGATCGCGCCGAGGATTCCGCCGGATCGTGGATGACGGTCTCGCCGGCGGCCCGCGCCAGCCCCCGGGCGGTCATTTCGCGGTGCAGCGTCTTGATGATGTCGCCGCGCTCGCCCATGCGCCGTAGCGTGTCCTCCAAGCCCCCCGCCAGCCGCCACTGCCCCGGCGCCACCTCCTCGGCCAGACCGAGGCGATTCAGCTTGCGCAGACGGCCGGCCCGCAGACTCTGCTGGAAGGCGTCGCGGTCGCCGGAGCGGACCAGGCCATCGCCGCCGATGTCGCGCAGCAGGCGGCGATCGAGGCTGGTCAGGCGCTCCTGCTCCACCTCGCGCCGCAGCCGGTTCTCGATCTCCAGGTCGGTGCGCGGCCCCAGATCGAGCGTCACCAGCTCCGCCGCCCGCTCCCGGATGCCCTGGGTGAGGTAGTCGCGGGCGATGACCAGATCCTTGCCCCGGTCGTCGCGGCCACGGAGGATGACATGGCTGTGGGGATGGCCGGTATTGTAGTGATCGACCGCCACCCAATCGAGCCGGGTGGCCAGATCCTGCTCCATCTGCGCCATCAGGCGGCGAGTCAGCGGCTTTAGATCGTCGTATTCGGCGCCGTCCTCCGGGGCGACGATGAAACGGAACTGATGGCGGTCGCCCTCGGCGCGGGCGAGGAAGGCCTTGCCGTCGGCGCGGTCCTGCCCGGCATCGTATAATTGGCCGGGCTGGCCGTCACGGGTCACGCCATCGCGCTGGATATAGCGCAGATGGGCCCGCGCCCCCTGCATCCCCTTGCCGGCCAGTTTGACAATGCGGGATTTGACGATGACACGGCGGACGCGGAAGGCGGCATGACGGTCGCGGGCGGACAGCACCCGGCCGATGCCGGCGCCGCGTCCGATCCGGCCGCCGTGAAATTTGGACTTACCGCCGCCGCGCATCCGCCCACCGGCCAGCGCAGTGGCCTGCAACACCCGATGCAGATATTTGCGGCCCCGGCGGCTGCCCCGGGAGCGGATCTTGCCGGGCCTGGGTTCGAAGTCGTCGTCCTGGGTCATGGCCCTATCTCCATCACCTCGTGGAAAATCAATGCTTTGCGGGATCGCATCTCCACGGCCGCAAGGGCGGTCTCCCTGAAAAACGATGTGCAGACAAGGACTTGGGCGTCTCGACGAGACAGACCTTTAATCTTGCCTTACGCGGCATTCCGGAGCCTCCACCGCATCATTCCCGCTCATTTGCGACCTCATGCCTGACGGAAGCCCGAGGCGAGGCTCGGAACCACCGCCCCGGAGGAGGTCGGCGGGGTCATCCCCCGCCGTCGAGGAAGGCCTGTTCGGCATCCTCGAAACAATCGAAGCCGCGCTGCGTCAGCAGGGCCCGGACTCGCCGTTCGCCATCGACGACGCAGGTCGCCACGAGGTAACGGCGGCGGAAATAACCGATGATCCGCACGATCACGCCGCTCGCCTCGTCGTCATCGAAGCCGTCCCAGGCCCCGAGATCGCGTTCGACGAAGCGGCTATCCCAGACAAAATCGGCCCATTCGGCGGCGATAATGGTGTCGATATCGCCGCCGAAATGCTCGAGCAGTCGCGGGAAATGATCGAACTCGGCGTGCGGGTGAATGGCATGGGATGACATGGCAACCTCCTGGATGGACGTCCTCCTCATCGAGGACACCTCCCCGGAGCAGCCGGCGAAACGCCGGTCAGGGACGCGGCACGCGCCGCGCAGCGGGGCGTGGGGGAGCCAAAATGCGCCCGCATTTTGGGGGAACCGCGCCTCCTTGACCGGCGCTTCGCCCTGGCTGGTAGACTGACCAAGCCGAGACGAAGCCCCTCTCTCCACCGGCGCCGCGCCTCTCATTTTCCTTCCCCCGGCCCGGTGGTCAGGGGCACGAACAGATCGCCGGACCCAGCTGCCTTCGGGTCGTCCAATGGGGCGTTCTCGACAGTCCGCAGATGAAAGAACAGCCGCGTCCCCGACCGCAGCGCGGGTGGCAGGGTCGCATCGGTGGGGGCCCGGGCCAGGGTGGCGAGATAGCGGCGGGTCTCGGCGGGAAGCGGTGTTCCACTCCTGAGATACCGGTCATAACGAGCCGGCCCGGCATTGTAGGCGGCGAACAGGCCGGGGGAGCCGTAGCGGTCATGCATCGCCCGCAGATACGCCGCCCCCGCCAGGATATTGTCGCGGGGATCGAAAGGATCGGGGCCGAGGCCAAGGTGGAGGCGCAGTTCGGCCCAGGTGCCGGGCATGATCTGCATCAGCCCCATGGCGCCCTTGGGCGAAACGGCGCGGGGATTGCCGCCGCTTTCGGCTTTCAGGACCGCCCGAATCCAGCTCTCGGGAAGGACGAAACGCTGGGCGGCTTCGGTGATGGCCGGCTGCCAGCGATCCGCCGCCTGCGCCGGCATCACCGCCAGGAGTCCGGCGACCAGGAGGCTCAGTCGGTCCATAACGGCACCAGCCGACCGATCACGGCGGAGATCGGAACCGGCCCGAACAGGCGGCCATCGAACGAATCCGCCACCTCCGCCATCAACGGCAACAGTTCGTCCCCGAGGCACGCGCACCCTTCCCAGCGCGGCAAAGACCGGCCCAGACGGTCGCGCTCCAGCCGGATGGCGACCGCTTCGCCGTTGATGAACAGGTCATCACCGAGGGCGCAGACCGTATCGCCGGCCAGCGCCGCGACACGCTTCACCAGCGGCACCTGCGGCGGCAGATAGCCCCGCGCGGCGGCGAGGTCACGGATGCCGGCGGGCGGCCACAGCAGCATCAGATCGCCGCGCCGCAACGGCGCGGCCGGCAGCACCCGGTAGAGGCCGATGGGGGCGCTGGCACTGGCGTTCCACACCAGCAGCGGCGCCGGTCGGCCGAACCCGGCAAGGCCGACCCAGCCGAGCCCGACCAGGGTCAGGGCGAGGATGACGCGCGGGTGGTGGTGCCCGCGCCGGTGCCGCCGCGGGCGGATCAGGCGGAGCGCGATCATCGCCGTGCCGCGCCCGCCCCGGTGTCGGAGGTAGAGGCTTGGCCGTGGGTTTTCGACCAGCCGTCGAGGTCGTCGATATGGTAACGGACATAGCGGCCGTGCTTGCGGAAGCGTGGTCCGCCGCCCATTGTCCGCATCTTTTCCAGCGTCCGGCCGGACAGGCCGACATAGAAGGCGGCCTGGGCGGTGTTGAGGAACGGGCTGCCTTTTCGGGCCTGGGCGGCCCGGAGGATTTCGTCGTCCATTCTTGCTCTCCATCGGGTGCAGCGGCGGGCATCGCCGCGAATGGGGCAAGGATGGCGGAGGGCGGCGTGCCGCGGGACGCTCTGAAACCGGCCCCCCGGGATTTCGAGCGGGCGGGCTAGGGAAACAGCCCCGCCACGGCGATCCGCGGCGGGGCTGCCGAGGGCCTTACCGGTCGCGCGGCTCCCACAGGGCCATGTGGGTGGCCCCGTCCTCGGTGGCGTGTTCAAGCTTGACCAGGCGGGCGCGGACCCAGTTGGGGCCGAATTCCGGGGCGCCGATCTTGAGGTTGAGATAGGTCTCGCCGCTGGTCTTGGCGACCTGGCTCCAGGCGGCGCCGACCTCGAAACGCTGGCCGTTGCCGGCATAGACCCGGTGATCGGGGGCGTTGTCGGACTGCTTGTCCACGGGGATGATGGTCAGGTTGGCGGTAACGTTGAGGGTCTTGAGGGTGCCGGTGAAGACGCCGTCGTCGAGCTTGGTGAAGGTGCCGAGGGTGATGGCCATGATAAGTCTCCTAAGCGTTCGTCGCGGGGACCGTCCCTGCGATGGCTCGGGCGACAAGACCGCCAGGCGTGGCCGTCCACCCGCAGCCGCAGGCGAAGGGCCGGAACGGCGTGGAGAACCCGGAGGGCAGGAAAATTTGAGAGCGTAGCGGGCGCGAGGAATGCCGCGAAACGCGGCAGGGGAAATTTTCCGCCCCCGAAGGGTTGGACGGACGCGACGCGGGATTTAGCCCTCAAGAGCCAGCAGGGATGGTCCACGATGGACACCAGGAGACGGCGGCCCATCACCGGAGGGATTCCGCCCCGACCACGGCCACGATTCCCGCCGGCCCGAAGGCCCGCTTTCCCGCCTGCCCCGGCCGGTTTCCGGGAGCAGACGACGAGCATCATCTCCCCATCACGGGGACCTGCCCGAGGGACAATCCGGAGAGGACTGCACCGGAACCGTCCGGTCGCGATGAACTGCGGGACACCTCATCACCACGGGCGATGACCGGTGCGTTCGGCGGGAACAAACCCGCCGTCAGCGTCATGAACCAGCAGGAAAAGACGGAGCCCGCATGAATCCGTGGGAACCGATCCGACATCGGTATTGGCGGCAGGCCCCCGGTGGATCGGTCATGGCGGAGCAAACGGTAATCCGCCCGCGATATTCCCTCAGCTCGCCGGACGAAACGGGTTGGCGATCCGCAGCCGGTTCTCGATCATCCTCCCATCCTGCATGTCTTCCGACCACAGCCGGTCGCAATCGGCGTGGAGCGCCGAGGCGACGATCATCGCGTCCCAGATCGACAGGCTATGGCGTTCGGCCAGGGCCAGGCCGGTTTCGTGGATCTCCACGGTGAGGGGACGGACCTCCAGCAGGGCCCGGATCACCGACAGGAAGGTCTGAATTTCCGTCCACGACAGCCGCATCTTGCGGCGGGCGACATGGGTGAATTCGTTGAGCACCTGCACGCTGATGGCGCCGCCATCCCGGATCACCGTCTCCGCCCGGTCCGCCTTGTCCAGATCGCCGGAGGCGAGATAGACCAGGACATTGGTGTCGATGAAACTACCGGGCATTGGCCTCGTCCCGGTCGAACTTGAAATCGGCGGGAAGCCGTCCCCGGAAGGCATGCAGGCGCTTCAGCATCTCGTCCCGGCCGGGCTTGCGCGCCACGGAGAATTCCCGCGCATCCTCCACATGGATTTCGATCTCGTCACCCTCCTTCAATTCCAGGGCCTCGACGACCGAGGCGGGAAGACGGACGGCGAGACTGTTGCCCCATTTCGCGACCTGCATGGCACCCTCCGATGATAGACGTTTGATGAAATGTATATCCGGCAGGAACCGTGATCAAGGGAACCGGCATCGCAGGCGAGCAGACAGGACGACCGGCCGATTGACACCGAAACCGCTTTCTGCGCATCAAAATCACAACCTTTGGGGCAATCTCACACCGACCAGCATCCATGGCCGACATGCCTGCACTCGATTTTTCCAAACCATTTAAGGCAATGGTCGCGAATGCGGACCTGACAATCACACCATGGGCGCTCATCAGCCTCCTGAGCGCCGCAGCATCAAATCTGCTCACACCACTGGCACCCGTTGCCGGCTGGG includes:
- a CDS encoding DNA-binding protein, whose translation is MDDEILRAAQARKGSPFLNTAQAAFYVGLSGRTLEKMRTMGGGPRFRKHGRYVRYHIDDLDGWSKTHGQASTSDTGAGAARR
- a CDS encoding DUF5615 family PIN-like protein, which produces MKLLIDECLSEELAKLARERGHPDASHIRWIGKGGAKDWELMPVIIAGDWTFVTKNSIDFRGSADAPGQAGEYAGLDLHAGLICLNGPVGMDLDLQMEMFEVALDEIDTQPDLVNQVLEVSLENDADAEMRVARYALPDEG
- a CDS encoding nucleoid-associated protein; protein product: MILHVVGEGEFVAEPARRVEHEEFFIDRIRDTDVAAVFSFDPSSQTKTQLERIASGADTFEAGTQALSREFARLHLGHVRDGAFFIFELATATQGVRIYGLIKYDYREAIEQADVDQGGLLRRIVHAFIADKKAIQKSALIRVVDNVAEQTLSARDRMKHAPDIGDYFAAFLHVKRTRSDQELNQQMVNVVRETLQACQDALPDRDVPRAFRRAKDVLRDRQEITEEAIADAILAAAGNPEDENTRADLLARTRRKVRSAKLEGLVFPPDRQVLRRPPLRRLKTTEGITLIYPDDAIGATVRRESRPGGGETITIQTERVTEDRVVADNTRNTA
- a CDS encoding PIN domain-containing protein — its product is MPGSFIDTNVLVYLASGDLDKADRAETVIRDGGAISVQVLNEFTHVARRKMRLSWTEIQTFLSVIRALLEVRPLTVEIHETGLALAERHSLSIWDAMIVASALHADCDRLWSEDMQDGRMIENRLRIANPFRPAS
- a CDS encoding DUF736 domain-containing protein, translating into MAITLGTFTKLDDGVFTGTLKTLNVTANLTIIPVDKQSDNAPDHRVYAGNGQRFEVGAAWSQVAKTSGETYLNLKIGAPEFGPNWVRARLVKLEHATEDGATHMALWEPRDR
- the rlxS gene encoding relaxase/mobilization nuclease RlxS (I built this because a sul1 chimera in AMR looks like the C-terminus.), with the translated sequence MTQDDDFEPRPGKIRSRGSRRGRKYLHRVLQATALAGGRMRGGGKSKFHGGRIGRGAGIGRVLSARDRHAAFRVRRVIVKSRIVKLAGKGMQGARAHLRYIQRDGVTRDGQPGQLYDAGQDRADGKAFLARAEGDRHQFRFIVAPEDGAEYDDLKPLTRRLMAQMEQDLATRLDWVAVDHYNTGHPHSHVILRGRDDRGKDLVIARDYLTQGIRERAAELVTLDLGPRTDLEIENRLRREVEQERLTSLDRRLLRDIGGDGLVRSGDRDAFQQSLRAGRLRKLNRLGLAEEVAPGQWRLAGGLEDTLRRMGERGDIIKTLHREMTARGLARAAGETVIHDPAESSARSILGRVVARGLADEINDCHYLIVDGVDGRTHYVDIGQGEATPPIPEGGIIRIEPKRAEPRAVDRTITEIAAAHDGRYSIDIHLRHDPSASESFAETHVRRLEAMRRLAGAVERQPDGTWIIAADHLERAAEFERQQARAAPVVVRTLSSLPLERQIAAIGATWLDRELVSATPEPLRESGFGQEVRDAQARRRQWLIAEGLAREEQGRVVYRAGLLDILRWRELARVAGQLSGELGLGYAETGQGDRVEGIYRRAVDLASGKFAIIETSRDFTLVPWRPVLEHHLGKQVSGIMRGDGISWTIGRQRSGPSVS
- a CDS encoding S26 family signal peptidase yields the protein MIALRLIRPRRHRRGHHHPRVILALTLVGLGWVGLAGFGRPAPLLVWNASASAPIGLYRVLPAAPLRRGDLMLLWPPAGIRDLAAARGYLPPQVPLVKRVAALAGDTVCALGDDLFINGEAVAIRLERDRLGRSLPRWEGCACLGDELLPLMAEVADSFDGRLFGPVPISAVIGRLVPLWTD
- a CDS encoding lytic transglycosylase domain-containing protein, with the translated sequence MDRLSLLVAGLLAVMPAQAADRWQPAITEAAQRFVLPESWIRAVLKAESGGNPRAVSPKGAMGLMQIMPGTWAELRLHLGLGPDPFDPRDNILAGAAYLRAMHDRYGSPGLFAAYNAGPARYDRYLRSGTPLPAETRRYLATLARAPTDATLPPALRSGTRLFFHLRTVENAPLDDPKAAGSGDLFVPLTTGPGEGK
- a CDS encoding AbrB/MazE/SpoVT family DNA-binding domain-containing protein gives rise to the protein MQVAKWGNSLAVRLPASVVEALELKEGDEIEIHVEDAREFSVARKPGRDEMLKRLHAFRGRLPADFKFDRDEANAR